Part of the Terriglobia bacterium genome is shown below.
ATGGGATGCCGGGCCGTCCCGGAGTGTTTCATCGTGGCGACGTCCTTGCTCCGCTCCCGAAATATCACGGATTCAGATACGACGCGTATGCAAGCGAGCCCAGTACGATCATCGAGATTCCGCCGGCCGTCATGAAACACCTGCCGGATAAAACACAGCTGTCCATCTATAACGTCACGGTTGCGTCAACCAGCAAGATCAATGCGTACATTCGCTCCGTCAATGGCGAACTGAGCACGAAGAATGTGCGGCTGTCCGAATACGTCGCCCAACAAAGTGTTCCGCGCGCCGCATCGATCCGATCGGAATTCGTGCAAGGGTACTTGCGAAGCATGCCGCGCATGCCCGCATATGCGACGGACCTCGCCGCCAAATTGCTCGATGACCGCACCAGCGTTCAGGAAGTGGTCGAAGGTATCAAGCGCGATCCAAACCTGGTTGGCGTCGTGCTGAAAACAGTGAATTCGCCGCTTTACGGATTCGGAAAGAAGATCGAGAGCTTCTATCACGCGTGCATGATTCTTGGTTTCAACAATATCTATAACCTGATCATGCGGGAAGCGGCTCAATCGACCATGCCGGTCACCCGCGATACGACCCGGGTCCACCAGCATTCCTGTTTAATTTCGGTTCTGTGTTTCGAGATCGCTACCGCGGGCAAAGAACAACAGTCCCAGACCGCAACAACGATCGGATTGCTTCACGATATCGGTAAGGGTGTGCAACTTGTGATGAAACACGCCCATCCCGAAAAAGCGGATCTTATCGATACGTTCCCGTCAGCGAACCTGGGCGCCGAATTGCTTCGGGTGTGGGGAATTCCCGAGCGAATCTGCACGATCGTGGACCGTCAGCATGAGCCCGAATATACGTCGCCGGACCTGGTTTCTTCCGACTACCATCGTGAGACCGGGATCCTCCACGTCGCTCATATCCTCGAGCACCTGTTGCTAGGACAGCAACCCGAGCCGATGCGAACCA
Proteins encoded:
- a CDS encoding HDOD domain-containing protein — its product is MKWFRSAEPVVPVRPPAAAPKPAVMAPKAAVTAPASVQVKVPVVEGWTESELVAVYNAAPVKHLKQGESILADAEETESFFVLLDGAVNVAVKLHGMPGRPGVFHRGDVLAPLPKYHGFRYDAYASEPSTIIEIPPAVMKHLPDKTQLSIYNVTVASTSKINAYIRSVNGELSTKNVRLSEYVAQQSVPRAASIRSEFVQGYLRSMPRMPAYATDLAAKLLDDRTSVQEVVEGIKRDPNLVGVVLKTVNSPLYGFGKKIESFYHACMILGFNNIYNLIMREAAQSTMPVTRDTTRVHQHSCLISVLCFEIATAGKEQQSQTATTIGLLHDIGKGVQLVMKHAHPEKADLIDTFPSANLGAELLRVWGIPERICTIVDRQHEPEYTSPDLVSSDYHRETGILHVAHILEHLLLGQQPEPMRTIFTQEYMSLLGFGQTKPEQLFKERILPSLMRNKNRIPPEIQSLFARTPAIPAASSE